One part of the [Synechococcus] sp. NIES-970 genome encodes these proteins:
- the fabB gene encoding 3-oxoacyl-[acyl-carrier-protein] synthase: protein MKAGARKENRVQVVITGLGLRCGLGDRLQAWERLQRGETAIQLRQPFADLPVLPMAMLGKAPIDLELLRQELVAATLADANLTTPLENCGIVIGSSRGFQGQWERLRCKYRQGDLADLEHWLAYLPHQLAIASAQQIGSTGPMLAPMGACTTGLWAIAQGFELLQRGDCTQVLAGAVESPITPLSVTGFQKMGALATTGCFPFDHRREGLVLGEGGAMFLLETLESAQQRDAEIYGTVLGWSFTCDAHHMNAPQGNHQAAMKAIAQCLERSSLEPKDIDHIHPHGTSTQLNDQAEAAMIQQLFPYRPLVAGSKGATGHTLGASGALGVAFSLLMLREQRLFPSVGLAQPEFDLNFVRQTQDHPLHNVLCLSFGFGGQNGAIALQKLG from the coding sequence TTGAAAGCAGGTGCGAGAAAAGAAAATCGAGTGCAGGTTGTCATCACGGGACTCGGCTTACGCTGTGGTTTAGGCGATCGCCTCCAGGCTTGGGAAAGATTACAGCGGGGTGAAACGGCGATCCAACTACGGCAACCGTTCGCTGATTTACCCGTGCTACCGATGGCAATGTTGGGGAAAGCCCCCATAGATCTAGAACTGCTCCGTCAGGAATTGGTAGCGGCGACCTTGGCAGACGCTAATTTGACAACCCCGTTAGAAAATTGCGGTATTGTCATTGGCTCTAGTCGAGGCTTCCAGGGGCAATGGGAAAGGTTACGGTGCAAGTATCGTCAGGGCGATTTGGCCGATCTTGAGCATTGGCTGGCCTATTTACCGCACCAGTTGGCGATCGCCTCAGCCCAACAAATCGGTTCAACCGGGCCAATGCTTGCCCCCATGGGCGCTTGCACCACGGGTCTATGGGCGATCGCCCAGGGTTTCGAGCTGCTGCAACGGGGCGACTGTACCCAAGTATTGGCTGGGGCAGTAGAATCGCCCATTACGCCTTTGAGCGTTACGGGATTTCAGAAAATGGGAGCCTTGGCAACGACTGGCTGTTTTCCCTTTGATCACCGGCGGGAGGGGTTGGTTTTAGGGGAAGGGGGGGCGATGTTTCTACTAGAAACCCTCGAGTCGGCCCAGCAACGGGATGCCGAAATTTACGGAACGGTCCTCGGCTGGAGTTTTACCTGCGATGCCCACCATATGAACGCGCCCCAGGGTAACCATCAAGCAGCGATGAAGGCGATCGCCCAATGTTTAGAACGCTCTAGCTTGGAACCAAAAGACATTGACCACATTCACCCCCACGGCACCAGCACTCAGCTCAATGACCAGGCTGAAGCGGCGATGATCCAACAACTATTTCCCTACCGTCCCTTAGTCGCTGGCAGCAAAGGGGCCACAGGCCATACCCTCGGCGCATCGGGGGCCTTGGGAGTTGCCTTCTCTCTGTTAATGCTGCGGGAGCAACGACTGTTTCCCTCTGTGGGCTTAGCCCAGCCAGAATTTGATCTGAATTTTGTCAGACAAACCCAGGATCATCCCCTCCATAATGTCCTTTGTTTGAGTTTTGGGTTTGGGGGTCAAAATGGGGCGATCGCCTTACAAAAATTAGGATGA
- the menF gene encoding isochorismate synthase: protein MGKTLWRDRLEPDQSHGSALGEGTGASFSQRQVSTSPWQRWLTQKNVPQSGEIASEILQIGAIDSLVVLRAIEQIIPMPLNHFYWENRQQQRAILNFGSLQELVLQGENRFHQAQQFIDHWQEKIQGSMAAPVPYFACGFTFFSTQTAEAPFPAGLVTIPRLQLVRHHQDYFLVLNGDRQQRPLLHQLAQQFHHFLKTLPPVLTPSTGIRGTVCTASMGFTAAVQRALQLIDQGKLSKIVLAHALDVTANQAFDVVHALDNLRDRHPDCCIFSLRNQRGETFIGASPERLLAVQKGELITDALAGSAPRGNSPVTDLQLAQSLLQSEKEQREHQAVTDFLVGQLKKLNLTPQAAPRTLLKLSNIQHLWTPISAALPAQIHPLEVVAQLHPTPAVAGVPRAIACAEIRQAEAFDRTLYAAPLGWLDSQGNSEFIVAIRSALIRGNHARLFGGAGIVAGSQPEREYAEVQLKLTSLLEALT, encoded by the coding sequence GTGGGAAAAACGCTTTGGCGCGATCGCCTAGAGCCGGATCAAAGTCACGGTTCGGCATTGGGGGAGGGAACGGGAGCTTCCTTCTCGCAGCGTCAAGTGTCCACCTCACCATGGCAGCGGTGGTTAACCCAAAAAAATGTGCCCCAATCTGGAGAGATCGCCAGTGAAATTCTTCAGATTGGCGCTATCGATAGTCTGGTAGTACTGCGGGCGATCGAGCAAATCATCCCCATGCCCCTCAATCATTTTTACTGGGAAAACCGACAGCAGCAGCGAGCAATCCTGAACTTTGGCTCCCTCCAGGAACTGGTACTCCAGGGAGAAAATCGTTTTCACCAAGCCCAACAGTTTATTGACCATTGGCAAGAAAAAATTCAAGGAAGTATGGCCGCGCCAGTTCCCTATTTTGCCTGTGGTTTTACTTTTTTTTCGACCCAAACCGCCGAGGCTCCCTTTCCGGCTGGTCTAGTGACCATCCCACGGCTGCAATTGGTGCGACACCATCAGGATTATTTTTTGGTCTTAAATGGCGATCGCCAACAGCGGCCTTTATTGCATCAATTGGCCCAACAATTTCATCATTTCTTAAAAACCCTCCCCCCAGTATTAACGCCATCGACAGGCATTCGAGGGACAGTCTGCACTGCCTCAATGGGGTTTACGGCAGCAGTACAGCGGGCGCTGCAGCTTATTGACCAAGGTAAGCTCAGTAAAATCGTCCTTGCCCATGCCCTCGATGTCACAGCAAACCAGGCGTTTGACGTGGTTCATGCCCTAGACAATTTACGCGATCGCCACCCAGACTGCTGCATTTTTTCTTTGCGAAATCAGCGGGGAGAAACTTTCATTGGGGCCAGCCCCGAACGATTACTTGCGGTACAAAAGGGCGAGCTGATCACCGATGCCCTAGCAGGTTCTGCACCCCGGGGAAATTCTCCAGTAACAGATCTCCAGCTCGCCCAGAGCCTACTCCAGAGCGAAAAGGAACAGCGAGAACATCAGGCGGTAACGGACTTTTTGGTGGGACAGCTAAAAAAACTCAACCTCACCCCCCAGGCTGCCCCCCGAACGTTACTGAAGCTCTCTAACATTCAGCATCTCTGGACACCCATTAGCGCCGCTCTCCCGGCTCAGATTCATCCCCTAGAAGTGGTCGCCCAACTCCACCCCACCCCAGCGGTAGCCGGCGTTCCCCGGGCGATCGCCTGTGCAGAAATTCGTCAGGCAGAAGCCTTTGATCGTACCCTCTATGCTGCTCCCCTTGGTTGGCTGGACAGTCAGGGCAATAGTGAATTTATCGTCGCAATCCGGTCGGCATTGATTCGTGGGAACCATGCCCGGCTCTTTGGAGGGGCCGGAATTGTTGCGGGTTCCCAACCAGAACGGGAATATGCTGAAGTGCAGTTAAAATTGACCTCTCTTCTAGAAGCTTTAACCTAG
- a CDS encoding anion-transporting ATPase family protein: MAFILTFLGKGGVGRSTVAIATAKKYASSGQRVLLIGQDPSPAWGIPFQLPPTFTPQQVEAHLDVVQIMTATALESGWEQVKELEAKYLRSPTLKNVYGQELGILPGMDSAVALKEIWDYDQSGRYDVIIYDGPGDMATLRLLGTPEIASWYIRRFREVFQESDFGRTIAPFVQPVTSAILNVSWTFDNFAAEPTQEANQILETGKKTIADPNHFVAYLVTDGSPGAIAKAQYLWGSAQQVNVTVGGVIANQSESSEPFTDIFAPLPVQFIPAQSTDAWEKFMAYLPDFKAASKAPRPLVIDVAARQVKVFLPTFDKKQVKLTQYGPEITIEAGDQRRNILLPPPLKGAPVKGAKFQDQYLIISL, translated from the coding sequence ATGGCTTTTATTTTGACGTTCCTTGGTAAAGGCGGGGTGGGTCGTTCTACGGTGGCGATCGCCACTGCAAAAAAATACGCCAGTTCAGGTCAGCGGGTGTTGCTCATTGGCCAGGATCCCAGTCCGGCTTGGGGGATCCCCTTCCAACTGCCCCCCACCTTTACGCCCCAACAGGTGGAGGCCCATTTGGATGTCGTACAAATCATGACGGCGACAGCCCTTGAATCAGGGTGGGAACAGGTGAAGGAATTGGAAGCGAAATACCTGCGATCGCCCACTTTAAAAAACGTCTATGGCCAGGAGCTGGGCATTCTCCCGGGTATGGACAGCGCGGTAGCTCTCAAGGAGATTTGGGACTACGACCAAAGCGGACGTTATGACGTGATTATCTACGATGGCCCAGGGGATATGGCTACCCTACGACTATTGGGAACCCCGGAAATTGCCAGTTGGTATATTCGTCGTTTTCGGGAAGTATTTCAGGAGTCCGACTTCGGGCGCACCATTGCCCCCTTTGTGCAACCTGTGACGAGTGCAATTTTGAACGTGTCTTGGACGTTTGATAATTTTGCGGCGGAACCCACCCAAGAAGCCAACCAAATCCTTGAAACCGGAAAAAAAACAATCGCCGATCCTAATCATTTTGTCGCCTATCTCGTTACCGATGGTAGTCCTGGGGCGATCGCCAAAGCCCAATATCTCTGGGGTAGTGCGCAACAGGTCAATGTAACCGTCGGCGGGGTCATTGCCAATCAGAGCGAAAGCAGCGAACCCTTTACCGATATTTTTGCACCGCTGCCAGTGCAGTTTATTCCAGCACAATCCACTGACGCCTGGGAAAAATTTATGGCATATTTACCTGATTTCAAAGCAGCGTCTAAAGCCCCCCGCCCCCTGGTGATTGATGTCGCAGCTCGTCAGGTAAAGGTCTTTCTCCCCACCTTTGACAAAAAACAGGTGAAATTAACCCAATATGGCCCAGAGATCACCATTGAAGCGGGTGACCAACGGCGGAATATTCTGCTGCCGCCTCCCCTGAAGGGAGCACCCGTTAAAGGGGCAAAATTCCAGGATCAGTATTTGATTATTTCCCTTTAG
- a CDS encoding ATP-dependent metalloprotease, FtsH family, translating to MKPSWKTVVLWALPLLVIGFFVWQGAFAANPANLVGNSANIRMSYGRFLEYLDAGRVASVDLYEGGRTAIIEAVDPELDNRVQQIRVDLPGNSPELISKLRAANVDFDSHPASNNGAVWGILGNLIFPILLISGLFFLFRRSNNMPGGPGQAMNFGKSKAKFMMEAQTGVMFDDVAGIEEAKEELQEVVTFLKQPEKFTAVGARIPKGVLLVGPPGTGKTLLAKAIAGEAGVPFFSISGSEFVEMFVGVGASRVRDLFKKAKENAPCLIFIDEIDAVGRQRGAGIGGGNDEREQTLNQLLTEMDGFEGNTGIIIIAATNRPDVLDSALMRPGRFDRQVTVDTPDIKGRLNILEVHARNKKLAEEISLDVIARRTPGFSGADLANLLNEAAILTARRRKEAITMAEIDDAVDRVIAGMEGTPLVDSKSKRLIAYHEVGHAIVGTLLKDHDPVQKVTLIPRGQAQGLTWFTPNEEQGLTTKSQLMARISGALGGRAAEEEIFGHDEVTTGAGGDLQQVSGMARQMVTRFGMSSLGLLSLESQQGEVFLGGGFMNRSEYSEEVASRIDEQVRVIAEEAHRIARQIVRDNREVIDRLVDLLIEKETIDGEEFRQIVAEYTTVPEKEQFVPQI from the coding sequence ATGAAACCATCTTGGAAAACCGTTGTCCTCTGGGCACTCCCCCTACTTGTAATCGGCTTTTTTGTTTGGCAGGGCGCCTTTGCCGCGAACCCCGCCAACCTGGTAGGAAATAGCGCCAACATTCGCATGAGCTATGGCCGCTTCCTTGAATATCTAGATGCTGGTCGGGTAGCGAGCGTAGATCTCTATGAAGGGGGACGCACGGCAATTATTGAAGCAGTCGATCCAGAACTGGACAACCGTGTGCAGCAAATTCGCGTTGATCTCCCCGGTAACTCCCCTGAACTAATCAGCAAGCTACGGGCAGCCAACGTTGATTTTGACTCCCACCCCGCGAGTAACAACGGGGCTGTGTGGGGGATTCTCGGTAATCTGATTTTCCCAATTTTGTTAATTTCTGGTCTGTTTTTCCTGTTCCGTCGCTCCAACAATATGCCTGGTGGCCCTGGCCAAGCGATGAACTTCGGTAAATCGAAGGCGAAATTTATGATGGAAGCCCAGACAGGGGTTATGTTTGACGATGTTGCCGGCATTGAGGAAGCAAAAGAAGAACTGCAAGAGGTTGTTACTTTCCTGAAACAACCAGAAAAATTCACCGCTGTGGGGGCTCGCATTCCCAAAGGGGTTCTTCTCGTGGGCCCTCCTGGAACTGGTAAAACTTTACTTGCAAAAGCGATCGCCGGCGAAGCGGGTGTCCCCTTCTTCAGCATTTCTGGTTCCGAATTCGTCGAAATGTTTGTCGGGGTTGGCGCATCCCGCGTCCGTGACCTCTTCAAGAAAGCAAAAGAAAATGCGCCCTGTCTCATCTTTATCGATGAAATTGATGCCGTTGGTCGTCAACGGGGAGCCGGCATTGGCGGTGGCAATGACGAACGGGAACAAACCCTCAACCAGCTCCTTACCGAGATGGATGGTTTTGAAGGAAATACCGGCATTATCATCATTGCGGCCACGAACCGTCCCGATGTCCTCGACTCCGCACTCATGCGTCCAGGCCGTTTTGACCGCCAAGTGACTGTAGACACCCCCGATATCAAGGGCCGTCTGAACATTCTTGAAGTTCACGCCCGTAACAAAAAGCTTGCTGAGGAAATTTCCCTCGATGTTATTGCGCGCCGGACGCCCGGTTTTAGTGGGGCAGATTTGGCGAACCTGTTGAATGAAGCAGCGATTCTCACCGCCCGCCGCCGCAAAGAAGCAATCACCATGGCTGAAATTGACGATGCCGTTGATCGCGTCATTGCAGGGATGGAAGGCACACCCCTCGTCGACAGTAAGAGTAAGCGCTTGATTGCTTACCATGAAGTGGGCCATGCTATTGTCGGCACATTGCTTAAAGATCATGACCCCGTACAAAAGGTCACCCTCATTCCCCGGGGCCAAGCCCAAGGCTTAACTTGGTTTACTCCCAATGAAGAACAGGGTTTAACAACGAAATCTCAACTGATGGCACGGATTTCTGGTGCCCTCGGCGGTCGGGCAGCAGAAGAAGAAATCTTTGGCCATGATGAAGTCACAACTGGGGCTGGGGGAGACCTACAGCAGGTGAGTGGTATGGCACGGCAGATGGTAACCCGTTTTGGGATGAGTTCCTTGGGGCTTTTGTCCTTAGAAAGTCAACAGGGTGAAGTATTCCTCGGTGGTGGTTTCATGAATCGCTCCGAATATTCTGAAGAGGTAGCTTCTCGCATTGATGAGCAGGTACGAGTAATCGCAGAGGAAGCTCATCGCATTGCCCGTCAGATCGTTCGGGATAACCGGGAAGTCATCGATCGCCTCGTTGATCTTTTGATTGAGAAAGAAACTATTGATGGAGAGGAATTCCGGCAAATTGTTGCTGAGTACACTACCGTCCCCGAAAAGGAACAGTTTGTCCCCCAGATTTAA
- a CDS encoding hypothetical protein (permease, drug/metabolite (DMT) superfamily (DUF6)) yields the protein MRFYFPSLRSTTVISPSPLPPKSSASSNLNTVSLVSRPKQQWTLLLLGLALGAVSFAAIFIRWCSTELGAGAIVFNRLWLATVVLGLWEILKPREKSLNVASPGITWTDYGLLLLVGAVSSSSVVLWALSLTETSVANSTVLRNLTPLFTTLGAWLWLRQRFDRRFLWGLALAVGGAIAIGVTDFQLAWEQLTGDFFALLSALCYGVNLLLVENLRDRLGASQILLWRCGFGCILLLPFVLLTEDHLFPQSLPVWGAAIGLAVLCQCFGQGLVVHSLKTFSSGFVAIFLLLEPIITAVFAWGFLGETLTITNAIAFCGVLGGIYLAKSSSRADPPPAQPPEASYSSPAT from the coding sequence ATGAGGTTTTATTTTCCCTCTCTCCGTAGCACCACTGTGATTTCTCCTTCTCCTCTCCCGCCTAAATCTTCAGCTTCTTCTAACCTTAACACTGTCTCCTTGGTATCTCGGCCCAAGCAACAATGGACGTTGTTGCTCCTGGGTTTGGCTTTGGGGGCTGTTTCTTTTGCGGCAATTTTTATCCGCTGGTGTAGTACGGAGTTGGGAGCTGGGGCAATTGTTTTTAATCGGTTATGGTTAGCGACGGTGGTTCTGGGTCTTTGGGAAATTTTGAAGCCCCGAGAAAAATCACTCAATGTTGCTTCGCCTGGGATCACTTGGACGGACTATGGTTTATTGCTGTTGGTAGGGGCAGTTTCTTCGAGCTCGGTAGTGCTTTGGGCTCTCTCCCTCACGGAGACGAGTGTGGCAAATTCAACGGTATTGCGCAATTTAACGCCGTTGTTTACAACTTTGGGGGCGTGGTTATGGCTGCGTCAACGTTTTGATCGGCGTTTTCTTTGGGGGCTAGCTTTGGCGGTAGGGGGGGCGATCGCCATCGGTGTGACGGATTTCCAATTGGCTTGGGAACAGCTTACGGGGGATTTTTTCGCCCTATTGTCGGCCCTTTGTTATGGCGTCAATTTACTGCTGGTCGAAAACCTGCGCGATCGCCTCGGGGCGAGCCAAATTTTACTCTGGCGCTGTGGCTTTGGTTGCATTCTCCTTTTGCCCTTCGTGCTGTTGACTGAGGATCATCTTTTTCCCCAATCTCTGCCGGTATGGGGAGCGGCGATTGGTTTGGCCGTTCTATGCCAATGTTTTGGTCAGGGGCTAGTCGTCCATAGCCTCAAGACATTTTCCTCGGGCTTCGTGGCGATTTTCTTGCTCCTAGAGCCGATCATTACGGCCGTTTTTGCCTGGGGCTTCCTAGGGGAAACTTTGACAATCACTAATGCGATCGCCTTTTGCGGTGTTTTAGGGGGAATTTATCTAGCGAAATCGAGCAGTCGCGCCGATCCTCCCCCAGCCCAACCCCCAGAAGCGTCCTATTCTTCGCCGGCCACCTGA
- the gcvH gene encoding glycine cleavage system H protein gives MELEYPDDLRYLDSHEYIRLDGEIATIGLSAHAIDELGDIVFLDLPEEGDAILVGETFGSIESVKAVEDLYAPISGTVIDRNEALIQSPEMVSEDPYEEGWFIKVRVDNLDDEMLAETMTAEEYRLQVAGEE, from the coding sequence ATGGAACTCGAATATCCAGATGACCTTCGGTATTTAGATAGCCACGAATACATTCGCCTCGATGGAGAAATTGCCACCATCGGCCTAAGTGCCCATGCCATCGATGAACTGGGGGATATCGTGTTCTTGGATCTACCGGAAGAAGGGGATGCAATTCTCGTGGGAGAAACCTTTGGTAGCATTGAGTCTGTCAAAGCAGTCGAAGATCTCTATGCACCGATTTCCGGCACAGTTATTGACCGTAATGAAGCTTTAATCCAATCCCCAGAAATGGTTTCAGAAGACCCCTACGAAGAAGGCTGGTTTATCAAAGTCCGGGTCGATAACCTCGATGACGAAATGCTCGCCGAAACCATGACCGCTGAGGAATATCGACTTCAGGTGGCCGGCGAAGAATAG
- a CDS encoding peptidase P, with product MAITAQEYQQRRQTFMAKLGQGTAIFRSAPHAVMHNDVEYNFRQDSDFYYLTGFNEPNAVAVFAPHHPEHQFILFVQPKDLAEETWVGYRAGVEGAQEKFGADIAYSIHELAEKLPDYLKGSDRLFYHFGRDEKFNQTILQHYQRLLATRSKRGTGPTAIADPGTILHPMRMVKSEAELALTRRATAISAKAHLWAMEYAKPGLYEYQVQAEIEHLFRLEGAAGFAYPSIVAGGANACVLHYVENNAQLQDNELLLIDAGACYEYYNGDITRTFPVGDRFTPEQRVLYELVLEAQKQAIAAVKPGNSYQAPHQAAVRVITHGLRDLGLLRGNLEELIEGEKYKPFFMHGTGHWLGLDVHDAGIYKIGPEKDDWTTFAPGNVVTVEPGIYISPYIQPTEDQPDIADHWQGIGIRIEDDVLVTATGNDVLTAAVPKEVKDLEA from the coding sequence ATGGCCATCACCGCACAGGAATACCAACAGCGTCGACAAACCTTTATGGCGAAATTGGGCCAGGGCACGGCCATTTTCCGCAGTGCGCCCCATGCGGTGATGCACAATGACGTGGAATACAACTTCCGCCAAGACAGTGATTTTTATTATTTGACGGGATTTAATGAACCCAATGCAGTGGCGGTGTTTGCGCCCCACCATCCAGAGCATCAATTCATTCTCTTTGTCCAACCCAAAGATCTGGCTGAGGAAACTTGGGTCGGCTACCGGGCTGGGGTTGAAGGGGCCCAGGAAAAATTTGGTGCCGATATCGCCTACTCGATCCATGAGCTGGCCGAAAAATTGCCAGATTATCTCAAGGGGAGCGATCGCCTTTTTTATCATTTTGGCCGGGACGAAAAATTTAACCAGACGATTCTGCAGCACTACCAGCGGCTCCTGGCTACCCGATCCAAACGGGGTACTGGCCCCACGGCGATCGCCGATCCGGGGACGATTTTGCACCCGATGCGGATGGTCAAAAGTGAAGCAGAACTCGCATTGACCCGGCGGGCCACGGCTATTTCAGCCAAGGCCCACCTCTGGGCGATGGAATATGCCAAGCCGGGGCTATACGAATACCAAGTCCAGGCGGAGATTGAACATCTATTTCGCCTCGAAGGGGCCGCCGGGTTTGCCTATCCTTCTATTGTCGCGGGCGGAGCTAATGCCTGTGTGCTGCACTATGTGGAAAATAACGCCCAGCTCCAGGACAATGAACTACTCTTGATCGATGCGGGGGCTTGTTATGAGTACTACAACGGCGATATTACCCGCACCTTTCCCGTAGGCGATCGCTTTACCCCAGAGCAGCGGGTGTTGTATGAACTCGTTCTAGAGGCTCAAAAACAGGCGATCGCCGCCGTTAAACCGGGAAATTCTTACCAAGCTCCCCACCAGGCGGCGGTACGGGTGATCACCCATGGACTAAGGGATCTGGGACTTTTGCGCGGTAATTTGGAAGAACTTATCGAAGGGGAAAAATACAAGCCCTTTTTTATGCATGGCACGGGCCATTGGTTGGGCCTGGATGTTCATGATGCAGGCATTTACAAAATTGGCCCCGAAAAAGACGACTGGACCACCTTTGCCCCAGGGAATGTGGTCACTGTCGAGCCGGGAATTTACATTTCTCCCTATATCCAGCCCACAGAAGATCAACCCGACATTGCCGACCACTGGCAGGGGATCGGCATTCGCATCGAAGACGATGTGCTGGTCACAGCGACAGGTAATGATGTTTTAACGGCGGCAGTTCCTAAAGAAGTTAAAGATTTAGAAGCCTAA
- a CDS encoding pyruvate dehydrogenase E1 component, alpha chain produces MHKERTAPEFDNSSVEISKKEALMLYEDMTLGRLFEDKCAEMYYRGKMFGFVHLYNGQEAVSTGVIRSMRQGEDFVCSTYRDHVHALSAGVPAREVMAELFGKETGCSKGRGGSMHMFSKEHGLLGGYAFIGEGIPVAAGAALQSKYRQEVMGDRSADNVTACFFGDGTSNNGQFFETLNMAALWKLPILFVVENNKWAIGMAHERATSQPEIYKKASVFGMPGYEVDGMDVLAMRDVAQKAVARARAGEGPTLIEALTYRFRGHSLADPDELRSAEEKAFWAQRDPITRFEKFVTNRGLATAEELKAIEKRVQEVVNDSVTFAENSPEPNPADLRKYIFAES; encoded by the coding sequence ATGCATAAAGAACGGACAGCCCCCGAATTTGATAATTCTTCGGTCGAGATCAGTAAAAAAGAAGCGCTGATGCTCTATGAAGATATGACCTTAGGACGCTTGTTTGAAGACAAGTGTGCGGAGATGTATTACCGTGGCAAGATGTTTGGCTTCGTTCACCTCTACAACGGCCAGGAAGCAGTCTCCACCGGGGTGATCCGCTCCATGCGCCAGGGAGAAGATTTTGTTTGTAGTACCTATCGCGACCACGTCCATGCCCTCAGTGCCGGGGTTCCGGCGCGGGAAGTGATGGCAGAATTGTTTGGGAAAGAAACGGGTTGTAGTAAGGGTCGGGGCGGCTCGATGCACATGTTCTCGAAAGAGCATGGTTTACTTGGGGGCTATGCGTTTATCGGAGAAGGGATTCCCGTGGCGGCGGGGGCAGCCCTCCAAAGTAAATATCGTCAGGAAGTGATGGGCGATCGCAGCGCTGATAACGTAACTGCTTGTTTCTTTGGGGATGGCACTTCGAACAATGGCCAATTCTTTGAAACCCTAAACATGGCGGCCCTCTGGAAACTCCCCATTTTGTTCGTCGTTGAGAATAACAAATGGGCGATCGGTATGGCCCACGAGCGAGCAACCTCCCAGCCGGAAATCTACAAAAAAGCCAGTGTTTTCGGGATGCCCGGTTATGAAGTTGATGGGATGGATGTGCTGGCGATGCGGGATGTGGCCCAAAAAGCCGTAGCCAGAGCCAGAGCTGGGGAAGGGCCGACTTTAATTGAAGCCTTGACCTACCGTTTCCGGGGTCACTCCCTCGCTGATCCAGACGAATTGCGTTCAGCAGAAGAAAAAGCGTTTTGGGCCCAACGGGATCCGATTACACGCTTTGAGAAGTTCGTCACCAACCGCGGTCTTGCCACCGCTGAAGAACTCAAGGCGATCGAAAAGCGCGTCCAGGAAGTGGTGAATGATTCGGTGACCTTCGCGGAAAATAGCCCTGAACCGAATCCGGCTGACCTGCGTAAATATATTTTTGCAGAGAGCTAA